The sequence below is a genomic window from Streptomyces sp. NBC_00582.
CCCCAGGACGCCCTCGGCGGCAACTTCCTCAACACCCCCTGGTCCTCGGTGGCGACGGCGGTCGAGATCTCCGCGTACTCCCTGAAGTCCCTCACCACGGCGCTCGTGCCGCTGCTGGACCGACGCGGCGGATCCGTGGTCGGCCTGAGCCTGGACTCGCAGGTCACCTGGCCGATGTACGACTGGATGGGCGTGGCCAAGGCCGCACTCGAATCGACGTCACGCTACCTCGCGCGCGATCTGGCCGAACGGGACATCCGCGTGAACCTGGTCTCCGCCGGCCCGGTCAAGACGGTCGCCGCACGCTCCATACCGGGCTTCGCCCACCTGGTCAGGGTCTGGGACGAGCGCTCCCCCCTGGAATGGGACATCAACGACCCCGAGCCGGCCGCACGGGGTGTGGTCGCCCTGCTCTCCGACTGGTTCCCGAAGACGACCGGCGAGATCGTCCACGTCGACGGCGGCCTGCACGCGGTCGGCGGCTAGGGGGTGTTTCGAAAGTCCCGCACAGCACCCGCGGCGCCCGGCACGTACTCCCGCCGCACCGGCCGAAACCCCCAGTACGTCCAGTACGAGGGCCTTCGTCCGGCACGCCGAGAGCACGCACCGGACACCGCGGGCACCGCACAGGACTTTCGAGACACCCCGTAGGGGATCGGTGCCGCGGACGCGCGGTCCGGCACGCGCACCCGCGTCGTCGGCGGCGGCCGATGCCCCGCATCGACGCCCTTCCCGCCGCGCGGCCGGACGCACCGCACCCCGCCCACCCGCGGCGATCGGCCACCGTCGCCTTCCTCCGACACGATCCGCCGGCCAGGCCCCAGCGCCGGCCGGCCCCGACCACCGAGCACCGAACTCCCGAGGAGTGTCATGCAACAGCGATCGGCAGCCCGTCCGGACACCGCGTTATGGACGCTGGTCATCGCCAGCGTGGCCGGCTTCATGGCCGCCCTCGACAACCTGGTGGTCACCACCGCGCTGCCCTCCATCCGCGAGGACCTCGGAGGCGGACTCGGTGATCTGGAGTGGACGGTCAGCGCCTACACCCTCACCTTCGCCGTGCTCCTGATGATGGGCGCCGCCCTCGGCGACCGGTTCGGCCGCCGACTGCTCTTCACCGTCGGCCTCGGCATCTTCACCGCCGCCTCCGCGGGTGCCGCCCTCGCGCCCGGCATGGAGGCCCTCATCGCGGCACGGGCCGTCCAGGGACTCGGTGCCGCGATCATGATGCCGCTCACCCTCACCCTGCTGTCCGCCGCCGTACCGCCCGAGCGGCGAGGCGCCGCCTTCGGCATCTGGGGTGCGGTCAACGGCCTCGCCGTGGCCGCCGGCCCGCTCATCGGCGGCACGCTCACCGAGCACATCTCCTGGCAGTGGATCTTCTGGATCAACGTGCCGCTGGGAGCCGTACTCCTTCCCCTGGCGCTGCTGCGCCTGGAGGAGAGCCGTGGCCCCTCCCCCCGGCTCGACCTCCCCGGCACCGCGCTCGTCAGCGCCGGCCTGTTCGGCATCGTCTACGCGCTGATCCGCGGCAACGGCGACGGCTGGTCCAGCCCGCGCGTCCTCACCGGCCTGATCGGCGGCGCCCTCCTGCTCGCCGTGTTCGTCCTCTACGAGACACGCGCCAGGAACCCGATGCTGCCGATGCGCCTCTTCCGCAGCCGCGCCTTCAGTTCCGTCAACGCCGCCAGCCTCTTCATGTTCGTCGGCATGTTCGGGTCCATCTTCCTGCTCAGCCAGTTCCTCCAGGACGTCGGCGGCTACTCGCCGATGGAGGCCGGTGTGCGGATGCTGCCCTGGACGGCCATGCCCATGATCGCCGCGCCGATCGCCGGCATGCTCTCCGACCGCTTCGGCGGACAGCCGGTCGTGGTCACCGGCCTGCTGCTCCAGGCCACGGGACTCGCGCTCCTCGCCCTGGTCGTGTCTCCCGGCGTGTCCTATCCGGAACTGGTTCCGTCCCTCGTCATCAGTGGCCTGGGCATGGGTTTCTTCTTCGCCCCGACGGCCAACCTGGTCATGAGCAGCGTCCGTCCCGAGGAACAGGGCATCGCCTCCGGCTCCAACAACGCGCTGCGCGAGGTCGGCGGAGCCCTGGGCGTCGCGACCATGTCGGCGGTCTTCTCCGCGCAGGGCGGCTACGCGTCCGCACGGCAGTTCGTCGACGGACTGACGCCCGCGCTGTGGGCCGGGACCGCGGCCGTCCTGTCCGCCGCCGTCGCCGCCGCGCTGGTGCCCCGGCAGACGGGACGCGTCCAGGAGCCGAGCGCCGAACGCCCGGACCCCGTCACGGCCTGACGGCCCCTCGTTCCTCCTCCGTCCCCGGACCCCGCGTCGAGGCCCCGCGTCGAGGGCCCCGCCCCGGCGTCCGGCGGACGGAGGTGGCGTACGGGAGCCGGCTGCGCCCGCAGACGACGGTTCCCTTTCTTCCGACAGCGCAGAGGAGTGCAGTATGGCCGTTTTCGGCAACACGGTGGAGTTCAAGCCCGGGACGGGCACGTACACCATCGATCCGGCACAGTCCACGGTCCGGTTCCGGATCCGCAATTTCTTCGGACTGGCCGTCGTCCGCGGCACCTTCGCCGTCTCCGGGGGCGAGTTGGTGGTGGGCGATCCCGCGGAGTCCTCGACCGTCGAGGCGGTCGTCTCCGCCGCCAGCATCGACACGGGCAACGAGAAGCGGGACGCGCACGTCCGTGAGGCCGGGTTCCTGGACGTCGCCACGCACACCGAGATGCACTTCCGGGGCGAGCGCGTCGAGGCCGGTGACGGGGCCTACCTGGTCCACGGGCGGCTGACCGTGCGGGGGATCAGCAAGCCGGCCGCGCTCACCCTCGACGCCGTCTCCGGCGACGAACGGCGACTGGTGTGCCACGCGGTCACCACCGTCGACCGGTACGCCTTCGGAGTGACGAAGGGCAAGGGGTCCATGGGCCGCCATCTGACCCTCGATCTCGACGTGGTCGCCGAGCGGCGCTGACCCGCCAGGACCGTCGGCCGGAAACTTCGCGGAATCTTAGAGAAAGTTCCTTGCCCGTCGGATTCCCGGACTGTGAAGCTGTAGCCCGAATTCCCGGGCAATAGCGCCGGCGTGGAATCAGCCGCCCTGTCGCACATTCCGTGCGGGACGGGCGCCGCAATTCATCCGTTCCGGAGAACAGCCGGGAAACCGAGGGTCCCCTGAGGGGAACACCGCGGGAATCCAACGAAGCCAACGGAAAGGGAGAGGGTCATGGGCGCGGACATCACGGCTCTGGTCATCGGAGCCACCGGAAACGTCGGCCCCAACGTGGTCCGTCAGCTGATCGGCGAGGGTGTCACCACCCGCGTCCTGCTGCTGGCGGACGACCCCCGGGCGGGACGCCTGCCCGACGAGGGAGTCGAGGTCTTCCACGGCGACCTGGCCGACCCCGACAGTCTGCTGCCCGCCCTCGACGGCGTGGAGTCCGTCCTGCTGATGTGGCCGTTCTTCACCCTGAACGTCGACACCGCCCCGGCGGTCCTGGAGCACATCGAACGGCACGCCCGGCGGGTCGTCTTCGTCTCCTCGATCGGGGTGCACATCGGCTACGAGCACACCGACAACAACTGCCACGCCTACCTGGAAGGACTGATCGAGAAGACCGGCCTGGAGTGGACGTTCCTGCAGACCACCGGGTTCACGGCGAACGCCCGGCTCTCCTACGCCCAGCAGATCAAGGCCGGCGGGGTGGTGCGTTCCCCCTACGGCACCGCCGCCCGCTCCTCCATCCACGAGGAGGACGTCGCCGCCGTCGCGGTCCGCGCCCTGACCGGCAGCGAGCTGGCGGGCCGCCGCCTGGTCATCACCGGCCCCGAGGTCCTCACCCAGATCGAGCAGGTGGAGATCATCGGCGAGGTGATCGGACGCGAGCTGAGCTGGGAGGACGTACCGGCCGAGGCCGCGCTTCAGGCCATGGTCGGCGCGGGCTGGCCGCCCGCCTACGCCAGCGGTGCCCTCGACTACTTCGCCATGCTCACCGAGGAGCCCGAGCTGATCACCACGACGGTGGAAGAGGTCATCGGCCGTCCACCGCGCACCTTCCGCGAGTGGGCCGTGGAGTTCGCCGATGACTTCCGCTGAGCCGATGACCTCCCCCGACGGGACGGGCGAGGGGTTCCGCACCTTTCTCACCCTGCGCACGGACGGACCGCAGACCTCGCGGCAGACGGTCACCGCCGTGGAGGAGGCGGTCGACGGCTGGATCCGCCGACTGGACGGATTCCTCTCCTCCCGCATCCACCTGGGCCTCGACGGAGCGACCGTCGTGCACTCCGTGGCCTGGCGGGACGAGGCGAGCGCCCGCGACTCCTACCCGGCCGGCATCGGCGAGGCCCTCCTGAGCCGCCTCGGCCGGGCCGTCCCCCTCGGCACGGACCTGGTCGGTGGCGTCCCGTCGCCCGGAGTGCGGGGACCGGCCGCCGACAGCGCCCCGGGCCTGGTCTGCGTCGCCACCCGGTACGTCGCCGACCGCGGGGCCGCCGAGGCCATGGCGGACCTGCTGCGCCGCAGCGGCGACTGGAAGAAGGACTTCCCCGGGTTCATCGCGGCGACGCCGTACATCAGCCCCGACGGCAGGACGTACGTCAACTACCCGCAGTGGGCCGACCGCGACGCCTTCGAGGCGTACATGGCCGATCCGCGCAACGCCGCCGGACAGCAGGACATCGGCGATCTGGAGGTCGCGCCGCCGGACCTCCTGCTGTGCACCCTGGTCGCCGAGACCGTCGCGGCCGGGTAGTTGACGGGTCTCCCCGCCTCCCGCGCCCCCACCGCCGACCGACCGCATCCGCCCGGAGGAAGTGACAGGCATGACCACGGACGCACAGGCCGCCCGCAGCACCGGATCGCTGACGAAGGGGCAGCTCTCCCCGCTCGACCAGATACGGCTGTTCGAGAAGAAGTACGACGTGGTGACCACCGGCATCATCGGCCGGCTGCCCCTCGCGCCCACCTGGCGGTGCCTCGACCTCGGAGCCGGCGCCGGATCCATGGCGTACTGGCTGGCGGAACGGGTGGGCGGGGGATCGGTGCTCGCGCTCGACACCGACACCGGGTATCTCGAACCCGACCGGGCCGCCAACCTGAGCGTGCGTCAGGCGGACCTGACCGCAGTCGAGTTGCCCGAGGGAGCGTTCGACCTGATCCTGGTCCGGGCCGTCCTGGAGCATCTGCGGGAGCCCGAGGAGGCGCTCGGCCGGATCACCCGGTGGCTGGCGCCGGGCGGCTGGCTGGTGGCGGAGGACTTCTACTACCTCCCCGCGGAGCACGCCCCCACCCCGGTCGGCAGAGCCCTCGTCGGGGCCTATGTGCGCCGGATGGAGGCCCAGGGCGCCGACATGCGGTGGGCCAGGGCCCTGCCCGCCACCCTGAGCCGGGCGGGGCTGGCGAACGTCGACTCGAAGGTCACCCCCGCGGGCCCCGGCCAGTCGACCGCCGACGACGAACTGATCGGCACCCGGCTGCGCCAGGAGGGACACACCCTGGTGGACAGCGGCCTGGTCACGGCCGAGCAGCTCACCGACTTCATCGACGCCCTCGGCACGCCCCGGGGCCAGGACATGACGACCCTGCTGATCTCCGCGTGGGGACAACGGCCGACAACAGGCTGACCGGAAAAGGGCGGGAACGGACGAGAAAAAAGAGGAAAGCGCCATGCCCTTCAGCGGAACGCGAGAAGGAGAATTCCGGGCCGGCTCCGTACCGCGGTTCTTCGTCCTCCTCGGGCCGGACTACGCGGGAAAGTCGTCGGTGCTCGCCGAGTTCAGGCGCACGGCCACGCCCTGGCGCCTCGTCTCCGTCGACGACACCTTCCTGGCACCCGAGCACGCCCTGATCGGACGGCTGCGCCGGGACGTGGTGAAGGACGTGGCACCGCACGAGAAACGGTGGTCCCCGGACTTCCTCGCCGCGATGATGCACACCGCCGTCGTGCATCTGCGGGACCAGCTCATGAACGGCGATCCGCTGACCCCGGCCGTCGTCGACTCCTACTACTACAAGTTCCTCGCGAAGTGCCGGCTGGCCGGTGTGCCCGACGACCCCCTCCTGACCTGGTGGCGGTCCTTTCCCCGGCCGGGCCGGATCATCTACCTCGATGTCAGCCCCGAGAACGCCTGGCGCCGGTCGCGGGACGGCGCCGACCTCAACCGCCTCGAGTACTACGGCCCACAGCCGGAGCCGTACGGCTTCAAGCGCTACCAGACCGACCTCGACCGGCTCGTGCGCGAGGAGATACGGGACCTGCCCGTGACCGTCCTCGCGGAGCAGACCGACGCCGCGCGGACCGCGGCCACCGTACGGGAGCTGATCACCCATGAACTCGGCTGACCCGCGGCCAGGCACCGACCGCGCCGACCGCTACACCGCGCGGGTCTACACGGAACGGGCCCGGCTGCTGGCCGCCCTCGCCGACCCGGCCGGAAACCAGCGTCACGTCCTGGCCGACCTGCTGGAGTTCAACGCCGGAACCGAGTACGGCACCGCCCACGGCTTCGGCCGTATCCGCACCCTCGACGCCTACCGCAGGGCGGTGCCCATCCAGACGTACGCCGATCTCGAACCCTGGATCGAGCGGAGCGCGGCCGGTGAGCCGAACGTCCTGACCGCCGACCGGCCCGCCGTCTTCTTCACCAGCAGCGGCAGCACCGGCGCCCACAAGAAGATCCCGGTCACCCCGCGGTTCATGCGTACCTCGTTCTTCCCCTTCTACTACGCGGCATGGGCACCGCTCATCGCCCACTTCCCCGAGGTGCTCCGGCGTCCCGACGCGGTGCTCAACCTCAAGCACGACCCGCTCGCCGCCCCACACACCACCGGCTCCGGCAAGCCCCATGTCGGCGCCAGCCAGGTGGACTTCGGCGAGACCTTCGGCGAGCCCCTCTCCGCCGAACCCGGCACCGACGCCCCCTGGGCACGGCTGCCGGTGCCGGTCGACGCGCGGGACCACCTGGAGAAGACCTATCTGCGGCTGCGCCTCGCGGTCGCCGCCGACGTCCGCTGCGTCATCGGGATCAACCCGGCCATGGTGGCGGCCCTGCCCCACCAACTGAGGCTGTGGTGGCCGCGGATCGTCAAGGAGATCCGGGACGGCACGCTCGGCGGGCACCCCCATGGGAGCCCCGATCCGCACCGCGCGGCCGAACTGGAACGGCTCGCCGACCGGTTCGGCACCGTGCGCCCCGCCCACGTGTGGCCCAGGATGCGTGCCCTGTTCTGCTGGACCACCGGTCTCGCCACCCTCTATCTGCCCCGGCTGCGGGAGGAGTTCGGCGCCGACGTGGCCGTGCTGCCCGCTCCGGTGGCCGCCTCCGAGGGCCCCGTGGGGGTCGCCCTGGACCGGCACGGCAGCGCGGGCAGTCCCGTCCTCACCGCCTCGGTGTACGAGTTCGTCGACGCCGACCAGGACCTCGTGCCCGACGCACCGACCCTGCGGCCCGAGGAACTCGAACCGGGACGCGACTACCACGTCGTCTTCAGCCATGTCGGCGGCCTCTGTCGCTACGCCGTCGGGGACGTCGTCCGGGTCGTCGACCGGGCGCACGGCGTCCCCCGGGTCGCCTACGCCGGACGCGCCACCCGCAGTGACCACGCCGGGGAACGGCTGCGCGAGGCCCATGTCGTCCGGGCCCTGTCGGGCGCCGCCGACGCCACCGGAGTCGAACTGCGCAACGCCGCCACCCGGGTGGACACCGCCGGTGGCACCGCCCGGTACGTGTTCGCCGTGGCGCCCGCCGGCCCGTGGCACGACGAGGAGGCCGACGCGTTCGCCGCACGGCTCGACGAGGGACTGGCCCGCGAGTCGGCGGGCTACCGAGCGGCCCGCGCCACCGGCCGCCTCACCACACCCACCGTCCTCCGGCTGCCCGCCGACGCCTTCTGGCGCGACTGGCAGGACACCGTCGCCTCCGGGGTGCGGCCCACCCAGGTCAAGGACCGGCTCTTCCGCCAGGACCCCGGCCAGTGGGAGCGGCTCGTCGGCCGCAGCGGCGCGGCACCGGGCCCGCTGCCCCGGGAGGAGGGCGCATGACCCCGCGCGAGAACCCCACCGCCGCGGATCCGGCGGCGCTGACCGCGCTGGAGCGCACCGCGCTGCTCACCGCGGCGTTGCGCGCCGCCGAGTCGAGCCGCGCGGACCGGCTGTACACCGACCCCTACGCCGCCGGCCTGGCCGGAGCCCCCGGCAGAGAGCTGCTCGCCGAGATCGCCGCGGTCACCGGCCGCCGCACCGGCACCGACGGCACCGACGTGCCGAGCACTCCCGACTTCAACGCCATCCGCACCCGTTTCCTCGACGACCGGCTGCGTCACCTCACCCACGAGCACGGCGTACGACAGGTCGTGCTGGCGCCCGCGGGCCTCGACACCCGGGCCTGGCGACTGGCCTGGCCGGACGGCACCCGGTGGTTCGAGATCGACCGGCCCGCTCTGCTCGGCCACAAGGGACGACGGCTGGCCGGCCGGCCGCCCCAGGCGGACCTCCGCACCGTCGCGGCCGACCTGACCGGACCCGACTGGGAGGAGAGCCTGCGAAAGAGCGGCTACGACCCGGCCCGTCCCTCGGTGTGGGTGCTCGAAGGCCTGCTGTACTACCTTCCGCGGGACGACGTGCGCCGGCTGCTGACCAGGATCGCCGCCTGCTCCGCACCCGGCAGCGGGATCGCCGCCGACCTGGTGAACACCGCCGCCCTGACGCTGCCCCACATGAAACCGCTGCTCTCGGTGTTCGAGGGCTGGGGAACACCCTGGGTGTCGGGCTTCGACGAGCCCGAGGCCCTCTTCGACGCCTGTGGATACACGGTGACGGCTCTCCAGCCCGGCGACGAGGGAGCCGACTTCGGCCGCTGGCCCGATCCGGTACCGCCCCGGCACGTACCGGGCGAGGGCCGCGTCTTCTTCGTCCACGGATCCCTGCGGGCGCCCCGGTGAAGGGGACCGGTACAGGAACGCCCCGCGCGGCGACGGCCGTCGTCACCCCGGCCGCCGCGCCCCGCCGGCCCGTGTCCCGGCCCGCCGGGCACCGGGTGCTGCTGGCCCCGGTCACCGTCACCCCGTCCAAGCCCTTCACCCCCAGTCACCTCAAGGGACTGCTGTGGTCGGACGTGATGTACCGGGCCACCCGCCACGTCGCCGATGTCACCCTCCGCTACAGCCACACCACCTACCACCCCACCGAACAGACCCTCGGCTTCTGGGAGTTCCTCGACCGCCGGTACGGCGACATGGACTACACCTTCCTCGACGAGCGCGCCGTCGGAGAGCTGTACGTCGCCTTCCGCGCGGCCGGCGAGAACGTCCCGGCAGCCGCCCTGCGCCCGTACGCGCAGGCCGTCGAACACGGCTGGACCCACCCCGCCGCCACCACGGTCCTGCGCGTCTGGGCCGAGCAGTACACCGCACTCGGGCTGACCGATCCCGGACTGCTCGCCCACCAGCCGCCGGGACTCGGCCTGACCGAGGTGATCGCCCGGCTCGGCACCCTCGGGATGTGCCTGGACCAGCGGGCCCTCGGCGGCCCCGTCTACCTCGACCTCACCCGTCACGGCCTGCCCCTGCGGACCTTGGTGAGCGCCGACGGCCGGCCCAACTACCTGGCCTGCGCCCTGCGGGAACTCCTGCCCCTGGCACCCGCGTACGACGAGGTCGTCCTGCTCTACGACAGCCAGCTGGACCCCGACTACCAGCGCCTCGCCCGGGTCCTCACCGCGCTCGGGCCCACGGTGGTCCGGGTGCCGGTCGGACGCGTGCCGGTCGACGGCAGGATTCGTTCCGCGCGGGAGGGCGGCTGGCACGACCACGACGCCCGCGCCCTGCTCGCCGCCGCCGGGTCCGGACACGA
It includes:
- the fabI gene encoding enoyl-ACP reductase FabI, with the translated sequence MSGILAGKRILVTGVLTDFSIAFHVARLAQEEGAEVVLTGFGRLAVVERAARRLPKPAPVVELDVQNPQHLDSLAARVGEHLGEGVGLDGVVHSIGFSPQDALGGNFLNTPWSSVATAVEISAYSLKSLTTALVPLLDRRGGSVVGLSLDSQVTWPMYDWMGVAKAALESTSRYLARDLAERDIRVNLVSAGPVKTVAARSIPGFAHLVRVWDERSPLEWDINDPEPAARGVVALLSDWFPKTTGEIVHVDGGLHAVGG
- a CDS encoding MFS transporter, whose protein sequence is MQQRSAARPDTALWTLVIASVAGFMAALDNLVVTTALPSIREDLGGGLGDLEWTVSAYTLTFAVLLMMGAALGDRFGRRLLFTVGLGIFTAASAGAALAPGMEALIAARAVQGLGAAIMMPLTLTLLSAAVPPERRGAAFGIWGAVNGLAVAAGPLIGGTLTEHISWQWIFWINVPLGAVLLPLALLRLEESRGPSPRLDLPGTALVSAGLFGIVYALIRGNGDGWSSPRVLTGLIGGALLLAVFVLYETRARNPMLPMRLFRSRAFSSVNAASLFMFVGMFGSIFLLSQFLQDVGGYSPMEAGVRMLPWTAMPMIAAPIAGMLSDRFGGQPVVVTGLLLQATGLALLALVVSPGVSYPELVPSLVISGLGMGFFFAPTANLVMSSVRPEEQGIASGSNNALREVGGALGVATMSAVFSAQGGYASARQFVDGLTPALWAGTAAVLSAAVAAALVPRQTGRVQEPSAERPDPVTA
- a CDS encoding YceI family protein; protein product: MAVFGNTVEFKPGTGTYTIDPAQSTVRFRIRNFFGLAVVRGTFAVSGGELVVGDPAESSTVEAVVSAASIDTGNEKRDAHVREAGFLDVATHTEMHFRGERVEAGDGAYLVHGRLTVRGISKPAALTLDAVSGDERRLVCHAVTTVDRYAFGVTKGKGSMGRHLTLDLDVVAERR
- a CDS encoding NAD(P)H-binding protein, which encodes MGADITALVIGATGNVGPNVVRQLIGEGVTTRVLLLADDPRAGRLPDEGVEVFHGDLADPDSLLPALDGVESVLLMWPFFTLNVDTAPAVLEHIERHARRVVFVSSIGVHIGYEHTDNNCHAYLEGLIEKTGLEWTFLQTTGFTANARLSYAQQIKAGGVVRSPYGTAARSSIHEEDVAAVAVRALTGSELAGRRLVITGPEVLTQIEQVEIIGEVIGRELSWEDVPAEAALQAMVGAGWPPAYASGALDYFAMLTEEPELITTTVEEVIGRPPRTFREWAVEFADDFR
- a CDS encoding putative quinol monooxygenase, whose translation is MTSAEPMTSPDGTGEGFRTFLTLRTDGPQTSRQTVTAVEEAVDGWIRRLDGFLSSRIHLGLDGATVVHSVAWRDEASARDSYPAGIGEALLSRLGRAVPLGTDLVGGVPSPGVRGPAADSAPGLVCVATRYVADRGAAEAMADLLRRSGDWKKDFPGFIAATPYISPDGRTYVNYPQWADRDAFEAYMADPRNAAGQQDIGDLEVAPPDLLLCTLVAETVAAG
- a CDS encoding class I SAM-dependent methyltransferase codes for the protein MTTDAQAARSTGSLTKGQLSPLDQIRLFEKKYDVVTTGIIGRLPLAPTWRCLDLGAGAGSMAYWLAERVGGGSVLALDTDTGYLEPDRAANLSVRQADLTAVELPEGAFDLILVRAVLEHLREPEEALGRITRWLAPGGWLVAEDFYYLPAEHAPTPVGRALVGAYVRRMEAQGADMRWARALPATLSRAGLANVDSKVTPAGPGQSTADDELIGTRLRQEGHTLVDSGLVTAEQLTDFIDALGTPRGQDMTTLLISAWGQRPTTG
- a CDS encoding GH3 family domain-containing protein, whose product is MNSADPRPGTDRADRYTARVYTERARLLAALADPAGNQRHVLADLLEFNAGTEYGTAHGFGRIRTLDAYRRAVPIQTYADLEPWIERSAAGEPNVLTADRPAVFFTSSGSTGAHKKIPVTPRFMRTSFFPFYYAAWAPLIAHFPEVLRRPDAVLNLKHDPLAAPHTTGSGKPHVGASQVDFGETFGEPLSAEPGTDAPWARLPVPVDARDHLEKTYLRLRLAVAADVRCVIGINPAMVAALPHQLRLWWPRIVKEIRDGTLGGHPHGSPDPHRAAELERLADRFGTVRPAHVWPRMRALFCWTTGLATLYLPRLREEFGADVAVLPAPVAASEGPVGVALDRHGSAGSPVLTASVYEFVDADQDLVPDAPTLRPEELEPGRDYHVVFSHVGGLCRYAVGDVVRVVDRAHGVPRVAYAGRATRSDHAGERLREAHVVRALSGAADATGVELRNAATRVDTAGGTARYVFAVAPAGPWHDEEADAFAARLDEGLARESAGYRAARATGRLTTPTVLRLPADAFWRDWQDTVASGVRPTQVKDRLFRQDPGQWERLVGRSGAAPGPLPREEGA
- a CDS encoding class I SAM-dependent methyltransferase; translation: MTPRENPTAADPAALTALERTALLTAALRAAESSRADRLYTDPYAAGLAGAPGRELLAEIAAVTGRRTGTDGTDVPSTPDFNAIRTRFLDDRLRHLTHEHGVRQVVLAPAGLDTRAWRLAWPDGTRWFEIDRPALLGHKGRRLAGRPPQADLRTVAADLTGPDWEESLRKSGYDPARPSVWVLEGLLYYLPRDDVRRLLTRIAACSAPGSGIAADLVNTAALTLPHMKPLLSVFEGWGTPWVSGFDEPEALFDACGYTVTALQPGDEGADFGRWPDPVPPRHVPGEGRVFFVHGSLRAPR